Proteins found in one Kluyveromyces marxianus DMKU3-1042 DNA, complete genome, chromosome 2 genomic segment:
- the UGO1 gene encoding mitofusin complex protein UGO1 yields MDEIKDSSALRPYYDPETFNVGYSAVFRPDKGVIDQDGLNIASKLSIANQSPAGSLKSLNERFSGGGGLRELTTGVKKKLLDSVTSTRQGIGAKSLNDLEWNDLLNVNIWKQLLEKLMRQLSSKYFHHLVRQPFKVANLLLQVGDFDYVTGDAKSGGLSEPYNDSDECDDSQIDGDGDDDDDENDETEPNFFVTESEARLIDRKVKKRKSDVAENNALIRPDSIRTIDILNSVMDKEGIQGVWRANNTEFIYNFLSISLDAWFTGLLSPLLQIPDPYFIDIIHSPDVTKTASLILLASCMTSLVLLPLDLIRVRLMITRVNSADEERSLRKLLKKWSWRDNFSKLNKELIFLNVIHSLIGTGFTKLTGAVLYQEFGIDKYTNAVLYNTMKFCSKVVGFFVKLPIENLLRRCQVKFLLSGSALKVERKSLIVKPREYRSIYHTVFHERDRIGELWRGWRLGMMSILCGYGLKILNKPSEALEEEKF; encoded by the coding sequence ATGGACGAAATTAAGGACTCTTCTGCTCTGCGTCCTTATTATGACCCAGAAACTTTCAACGTCGGGTATTCTGCTGTTTTTCGGCCTGATAAGGGTGTTATTGATCAAGACGGGCTGAATATCGCATCGAAGCTATCTATAGCTAACCAGTCCCCTGCTGGAAGTCTCAAATCACTAAATGAAAGATTTTCAGGCGGTGGTGGTCTACGGGAATTAACTACTGGGGTTaagaagaagcttcttGATAGTGTTACTAGCACTAGACAAGGAATTGGTGCAAAATCCCTTAACGATCTAGAATGGAACGATTTACTAAACGTTAACATCTGGAAGCAGCTCTTAGAGAAGCTAATGAGGCAGCTCTCGTCTAAATATTTCCACCACCTCGTTCGTCAGCCTTTTAAAGTAGCCAATTTATTGCTACAAGTAGGAGATTTTGACTACGTTACAGGCGATGCTAAGAGTGGAGGATTAAGTGAACCTTATAATGACAGTGATGAATGTGATGACAGTCAAATCGatggtgatggtgatgacgatgatgatgaaaatgatgaaacagAACCAAACTTCTTTGTTACGGAATCTGAAGCTAGACTAATAGACAGAAAGGTAAAGAAACGGAAATCTGACGTTGCGGAGAACAATGCTCTGATAAGGCCGGATAGTATTCGTAccattgatattttgaacaGTGTTATGGATAAAGAGGGGATACAGGGAGTATGGAGAGCTAATAATACAGAATTTATTTACAATTTCCTATCTATATCGTTAGATGCGTGGTTTACTGGCTTATTATCGCCGCTGTTGCAGATACCTGATCCATATTTCATTGATATCATACATTCGCCTGACGTGACCAAAACTGCGAGCTTGATACTTTTGGCCAGTTGTATGACGAGTTTGGTGTTGTTGCCATTGGATCTAATTCGTGTCAGGTTAATGATAACGCGCGTGAACAGCGCGGACGAAGAGAGATCGCTAAGgaagttgttgaaaaaaTGGTCATGGAGAGACAACTTCTCCAAACTAAACAAGGAACTAATCTTTTTGAACGTGATACACTCTTTGATTGGCACTGGGTTCACCAAGCTTACCGGTGCGGTTCTGTATCAAGAGTTCGGTATTGATAAGTATACGAATGCGGTACTGTATAACACGATGAAGTTCTGCAGCAAAGTGGTTGGGTTTTTCGTGAAGTTGCCTATCGAAAACCTATTGAGAAGATGTCAAGTGAAGTTCTTGTTGAGCGGAAGCGCATTGAAAGTGGAACGGAAGTCCTTGATCGTGAAGCCAAGGGAATATAGATCAATATACCACACGGTGTTCCATGAACGCGACCGGATCGGTGAGTTGTGGCGTGGATGGAGACTTGGTATGATGAGCATATTATGCGGATACGGtttgaagatcttgaaCAAGCCCTCTGAAGCCCTTGAAGAGGAGAAGTTCTGA
- the VPS29 gene encoding retromer subunit VPS29: MPLKFKKLLSVPNKIQQVALLGNCNKSASFLKFVNSISENLVLVRGEFDTPTIPTSKNPAEEIPLNTVIVQGSFRIGLCNGYTLVPKNDPLSLLTLARQLDVDILLWGGTHNVEAYTLEGKFFINPGSCTGAFSTDWVQEGIEENYKAGDNNEEHTATEPKTETQEDNDQEAKESVNGEAVAKGSAEDEEKDQPTKQSEQPAAGDQEPPKTSNGEGHAEEDDSSDEEFDDIDINGGGIPSFCLLDIQDITCILYIYTYVDNEVKVDKVVYKKD; this comes from the coding sequence ATGCCATTGAAGTTTAAGAAGCTTCTCAGTGTACCCAATAAAATCCAACAGGTCGCCTTACTTGGGAACTGTAACAAGTCAGCATCTTTCCTTAAGTTCGTTAATAGTATATCGGAAAACCTAGTTCTAGTTAGGGGTGAATTCGACACACCCACTATTCCTACTAGTAAGAATCCAGCTGAAGAGATACCGTTGAACACAGTAATAGTACAGGGGTCATTCCGAATTGGATTATGCAATGGCTACACGTTGGTACCCAAGAACGATCCGCTGTCGCTATTGACATTAGCAAGACAATTGGACGTCGATATTCTCCTGTGGGGAGGGACACACAACGTAGAAGCATATACTCTAGAAGGGAAATTCTTTATTAATCCTGGTTCATGCACAGGTGCATTCAGTACCGATTGGGTTCAAGAAGgaatagaagaaaactaCAAGGCCGGCGACAATAATGAGGAACACACTGCCACTGAACCCAAAACAGAGACACAGGAAGACAATGATCAAGAAGCCAAAGAGAGCGTAAATGGCGAAGCTGTAGCGAAAGGTTCAgctgaagatgaagaaaaagaccAGCCGACAAAACAATCAGAACAGCCCGCCGCAGGTGATCAAGAACCTCCTAAAACTTCCAATGGAGAAGGGCATGCAGAGGAAGATGACTCCAGCGACGAAGAATTCGATGACATTGACATTAACGGTGGAGGTATCCCAAGTTTCTGCCTACTGGACATACAGGACATCACCTGCATACTATACATTTACACGTACGTTGACAACGAGGTGAAGGTCGACAAGGTCGTGTACAAGAAAGACTGA
- the TDA3 gene encoding Tda3p, whose translation MSSNTEFIDKLKFSTKPSGKAEGKHHIVIVGAGIIGVCTAYYLTRHPSFNKDTHHITVIESKRVAGGASGKAGGLLAMWAFPQQIVPLSFQLHQELSDEYDGENKWDYRRLTTVSLEANVQDDNVSLDPRETGRSREEDDQEEQEQQPQEQQQQQPRKQRPKGKLPAKRKDKKICAVVNNDPVTRVGTTEDDEDYEYSYEEDEDEEEEDDDEEDDEGNENKVTGDSKRPDGDVSGGLDSKSSIALSKDPTQLPADLNWIKKHLVRDWSSLGGTDSTAQVHPYKFTHYLLLKAMESGAVDLILGKVSQLHFNDQCAASGISYIPTIDDPEEQLQQKPVDIMDVDQIVLSMGPWTSRLLPDCPISGLRAHSITIKPSTGTVSPYAIFTELKISQNKYFSPEMYARKDEVYVCGEGDTLVELPETSDAVEVVKEKCDELYHYVSKLSPNLSRGHILKRQACYLPVLNVPTSSGPLIGETNVEGLYIASGHSCWGINNAPGTGKVMSELLLEGEAKSADISALDPSLYFDASIFE comes from the coding sequence ATGAGCAGTAATACGGAATTTATTGACAAGTTGAAGTTTTCGACGAAGCCCTCTGGGAAAGCAGAGGGGAAGCACCACATTGTGATTGTGGGAGCTGGGATCATTGGTGTGTGTACGGCGTACTACTTGACGAGACATCCGTCGTTTAACAAGGACACGCATCATATTACGGTGATAGAGTCTAAGCGAGTTGCTGGTGGTGCGTCAGGGAAAGCGGGCGGGCTTCTTGCCATGTGGGCGTTTCCGCAGCAGATTGTGCCTCTTTCGTTCCAGCTTCACCAGGAGCTCAGCGACGAGTACGACGGGGAGAACAAGTGGGACTACCGTAGGCTAACGACGGTTTCGTTGGAGGCGAACGTGCAGGACGATAATGTTTCGCTGGACCCCAGGGAGACGGGTCGCAGTCGGGAGGAAGACGACCAGGAGGAGCAAGAGCAGCAACCAcaggagcagcagcagcagcagcctcGGAAACAACGACCCAAGGGTAAGCTTCCTGCCAAGAGAAAGGACAAGAAGATATGCGCAGTGGTAAATAACGACCCGGTTACAAGAGTGGGAACAACAgaggatgacgaagatTACGAATACAGCTATGAGGAGgacgaggatgaagaagaagaagatgacgacgaagaagatgacgaaggAAATGAAAACAAGGTCACTGGAGACTCCAAGAGACCAGACGGGGATGTATCGGGCGGACTAGACTCGAAGTCCTCCATCGCCTTGTCAAAGGACCCCACTCAGCTTCCAGCCGACTTGAACTGGATCAAAAAGCATCTAGTCAGAGACTGGTCTTCTCTAGGTGGCACAGACTCCACCGCACAGGTGCACCCTTACAAATTTACCCACTACTTGCTTCTAAAGGCAATGGAATCCGGCGCAGTAGACTTGATCTTGGGGAAAGTCTCCCAATTGCATTTCAACGACCAATGCGCAGCATCGGGAATCTCATACATCCCAACGATAGACgatccagaagaacaacTCCAACAAAAACCTGTCGATATTATGGATGTGGATCAAATCGTCTTGTCAATGGGGCCCTGGACTTCCAGGCTATTGCCAGACTGTCCGATCTCCGGTTTAAGAGCTCATTCTATCACTATCAAACCTTCTACAGGGACCGTTTCCCCATACGCAATCTTCACTGAACTAAAGATTTCACAGAATAAGTACTTCTCCCCAGAAATGTACGCAAGAAAGGACGAAGTCTACGTGTGTGGTGAGGGTGATACCCTGGTGGAATTGCCGGAAACCAGTGATGCGGTCGAAGTTGTCAAGGAAAAATGTGACGAACTCTACCATTATGTCTCTAAACTATCCCCTAACTTGTCTCGCGGTCATATTCTAAAGAGACAAGCGTGCTATTTGCCAGTCTTAAACGTTCCAACTTCCAGTGGACCGCTAATTGGTGAAACAAACGTAGAAGGTCTATACATCGCCAGTGGACATTCTTGTTGGGGTATTAATAACGCACCAGGAACAGGTAAGGTCATGAGTGAATTATTACTTGAAGGTGAGGCAAAATCTGCCGATATCAGCGCCTTGGACCCAAGTTTGTACTTTGATGCGTCCATCTTTGAGTAG
- the DIA4 gene encoding putative serine--tRNA ligase DIA4, with protein MISKRLLHCTGILNAVRKPAFNIKSIINKLDEYTDSINSRELVNGEQLSSSLKEIPQLYGELKEIDYKISHIQQTRKGIEQQVKQDKSTAKEYGLELKSLKKQYQDLVDAQRRIKDVVTETCGSLPNLMHPTVPKTGSPIIDQWINKKDKYIADESREHLNIMVRKEMIDFQTASNVTGSSWYYLCNDGALLEQALVRYATDKARKCGFRVVIPPSVVRNEVIDACGFRPRDMNDEQQIYRLENTDLGLTATAEIALAGMGLNSTLDLSQGPKKLCGVNRAYRAEAGARGKDTKGLYRVHEFTKVELFVWSKPDESDKILEDLKQFQIDIVKDLNLSAQVLNMPSNDLGSPAYKKYDIEAWMPGRGSFGEITSTSNCTDFQSRRMQTRFRNEQGELEYVHTLNGTAIAVPRVILALVENHYDSTTDKIAIPPALQPYMNNVAYI; from the coding sequence atgatTAGTAAACGTTTACTTCATTGTACCGGAATTCTCAATGCTGTAAGAAAGCCTGcattcaatatcaaatcAATTATTAACAAACTTGATGAATACACTGACTCGATCAACTCTAGGGAATTGGTGAATGGAGAACAACTAAGTAGtagtttgaaagaaattCCACAACTCTATGGAGAGCTTAAGGAGATCGACTATAAGATATCTCACATCCAACAAACTCGTAAAGGTATTGAACAGCAAGTAAAACAAGACAAGTCCACGGCTAAGGAATATGGTCTTGAGCTCAAATCCTTAAAGAAACAATACCAAGATCTAGTAGATGCACAAAGACGCATTAAAGATGTGGTTACCGAAACTTGCGGTTCTCTTCCCAACTTAATGCATCCTACCGTGCCAAAAACCGGAAGCCCTATCATTGATCAGTGGATCAATAAGAAAGACAAATACATTGCAGATGAGTCCCGCGAGCACTTAAATATAATGGTAAGGAAAGAAATGATAGACTTTCAAACAGCTTCAAATGTTACGGGGTCTTCTTGGTACTACCTTTGCAACGATGGGGCGTTATTGGAACAAGCATTAGTACGGTACGCAACAGATAAAGCACGTAAATGTGGATTCCGTGTAGTAATTCCACCAAGTGTGGTGCGTAACGAGGTTATAGATGCATGTGGCTTTAGACCAAGAGATATGAATGACGAGCAGCAAATATACCGTTTAGAAAATACTGATCTAGGCTTAACGGCAACAGCCGAAATTGCATTGGCCGGAATGGGATTAAACTCTACCCTTGATCTTTCCCAGGGACCAAAAAAGCTCTGTGGTGTCAATAGGGCTTACAGAGCAGAAGCTGGTGCCCGTGGTAAGGATACTAAAGGTCTTTATCGTGTGCACGAATTTACTAAAGTTGAATTGTTCGTATGGTCCAAGCCTGACGAAAGTGACAAGATCCTAGAAGATCTCAAGCAATTCCAAATCGACATAGTCAAGGATCTAAATCTAAGTGCGCAAGTACTCAACATGCCTTCAAACGATCTTGGATCACCGGCTTACAAAAAATATGATATCGAAGCTTGGATGCCCGGTAGAGGCTCATTTGGTGAAATCACAAGTACTTCGAATTGTACCGACTTCCAAAGCAGAAGAATGCAGACAAGATTCAGAAACGAACAGGGGGAATTAGAGTATGTTCATACTCTAAACGGAACTGCAATTGCCGTTCCTAGGGTCATCTTAGCCTTAGTAGAAAACCATTACGATTCAACCACGGATAAGATTGCCATTCCTCCAGCCTTACAGCCATACATGAACAACGttgcatatatatag
- the ARD1 gene encoding peptide alpha-N-acetyltransferase complex A subunit ARD1: MPITIRHATIDDILAMQNANLHNLPENYMLKYYMYHILSWPEASFVATTTDDVDDVMDTLVEDEEDVKSLPLPQEPKLDPSYIAHSGEKLVGYVLAKMNDDADSKETEPNGHITSLSVMRTYRRMGLAEKLMRQALFALCEVHKAKFVSLHVRQSNRAALHLYRDTLAFEMLSVESSYYQDGEDAYAMEKRLELDQLLPSSFQNAQEEDDLKSDLLADIASEAIQQASV; encoded by the coding sequence ATGCCAATTACCATTAGACATGCTACGATAGACGATATTCTCGCTATGCAAAACGCAAACTTGCATAATCTTCCAGAGAACTACATGTTGAAATATTACATGTACCACATTCTTTCATGGCCCGAAGCTTCGTTTGTGGCTACTACTACAGATGATGTAGATGATGTGATGGATACGCTGGTGGAAGACGAAGAGGATGTTAAGTCGCTGCCTTTGCCTCAGGAACCCAAGCTAGACCCATCTTACATTGCGCATTCGGGCGAGAAATTGGTCGGATACGTTTTGGCCAAGATGAATGATGATGCAGACTCCAAGGAAACCGAGCCTAACGGTCATATCACATCCCTCAGTGTGATGAGAACTTACAGAAGAATGGGACTTGCTGAGAAATTGATGAGACAGGCGCTCTTTGCTTTGTGTGAAGTGCACAAGGCAAAGTTCGTTTCTTTGCACGTGAGACAATCGAACAGAGCTGCATTGCATTTATACAGAGACACACTAGCATTCGAGATGCTCAGTGTTGAATCCAGTTACTACCAAGATGGAGAAGACGCATACGCCATGGAGAAACGTTTGGAGTTAGACCAGCTCCTGCCCAGCTCGTTCCAAAACgcccaagaagaagacgatcTCAAGTCCGATCTACTAGCAGACATAGCCTCAGAGGCTATTCAGCAAGCATCTGTATAA
- the RPL27A gene encoding 60S ribosomal protein eL27, translated as MAKFLKAGKVAVVVRGRYAGKKVVIVKPHDEGTKSHPFGHALVAGIERYPLKVTKRQGAKKVAKRTKIKPFIKVINYNHLLPTRYTLDVEAFKSVVSTETFEEPSQREEAKKVIKKAFEERHQAGKNQWFFTKLNF; from the exons ATGGCTAAGTTCTTGAAAGCTGGTAAAGTTG CTGTTGTTGTCCGTGGTCGTTACGCCGGTAAGAAGGTCGTGATCGTTAAGCCACACGACGAAGGTACCAAGTCTCACCCATTCGGTCATGCTTTGGTTGCCGGTATTGAAAGATACCCATTGAAGGTTACCAAGAGACAAGGTGCTAAGAAGGTTGCTAAGAGAACCAAGATCAAGCCTTTCATCAAGGTCATCAACTACAACCACTTGCTACCAACCAGATACACTTTGGATGTTGAAGCTTTCAAGAGCGTCGTCTCTACCGAAACTTTCGAAGAACCATCTCAAAGAGAGGAAGCTAAGAAGGTTATCAAGAAGgcctttgaagaaagacaCCAAGCTGGTAAGAACCAATGGTTCTTCACTAAGTTGAACTTCTAA
- the TRS31 gene encoding TRAPP subunit TRS31, translating to MADQIINPSTTHTAKPAGQGYDYTMGPTQTLPNIPSPFNTGASTVPNSSIYDESLIAKDKQVSLSAYSFLFQSMVQYERESSKNVHDIERKLNGLGYKIGTRLTELLNFRDSVPNKPAHTNMDSVANSISSMKRRHIKILETLQYIHLTVWQYLFSRPSNDLVKSSERDNEYMIIDNEPVISQFINQPAVQCESFTCGIIEGFLDMAGFPCHVTSHTVEEAGFTNRTIYLIQFDNAVVERETLRQ from the coding sequence ATGGCTGACCAAATAATAAACCCAAGTACCACACATACTGCAAAACCAGCTGGTCAAGGTTACGATTATACAATGGGACCTACCCAAACTCTCCCAAACATACCAAGTCCGTTCAATACGGGAGCATCGACGGTACCGAACTCGTCCATATACGATGAATCCCTTATCGCAAAGGATAAACAAGTATCCCTCTCCGCATATTCATTTCTCTTCCAATCAATGGTGCAATACGAGCGCGAATCGTCTAAAAATGTTCACGATATCGAACGCAAATTAAACGGCTTGGGCTACAAGATCGGAACGCGACTCACTGAACTCCTCAATTTCAGGGATTCGGTCCCCAATAAACCGGCACACACAAACATGGACTCTGTTGCCAATTCCATTTCCAGCATGAAACGTCGTCATATCAAGATCCTCGAGACTTTGCAGTATATTCATCTCACCGTCTGGCAATACCTCTTTTCGAGACCCAGTAACGACTTGGTCAAATCATCGGAACGTGACAACGAATACATGATTATCGACAACGAGCCTGTCATTTCCCAGTTTATCAACCAGCCTGCTGTCCAATGTGAATCCTTTACCTGCGGCATCATAGAGGGCTTTCTCGATATGGCTGGATTTCcatgtcacgtgacatcACATACCGTTGAAGAAGCGGGCTTTACAAACAGAACCATCTACCTGATACAATTCGACAATGCTGTTGTGGAAAGAGAGACACTAAGGCAGTGA